In Candidatus Caldatribacterium sp., a single window of DNA contains:
- a CDS encoding flippase-like domain-containing protein, producing the protein MEERRFTAPPYDPSRLKRQILIAVFLSLGTILLVFSFASFRGVSVAEIDEILFRPAFLLLALLCVVGAWFVDGTRIFLTARAWGRRIRFRDALAAALSTYFMSAITPFLTGGSPAQLFVLARSGLSWGEAGSFVVICGILYQVGLLTLLLVFFTFFGVAMGLKGVLLGLLYSFAIFYSVIMFLLFFFLFRPQVLFRLVDWGIRFTRRRFPRAKFSEEAVRRWIETFFAEFREGFTILFLRKPQYLLWNVGCYVGYFLLTFSVAYFILRSFGLSFSYFRVVGAQIPLFFVFSFIPSPGASGGVELSIASVFRGFVGSYRLGSFVLLWRTATYYLPLLVGGIVFFRVLRGLSRNANHERTESAEESSLPPS; encoded by the coding sequence GTGGAAGAGAGACGGTTCACTGCGCCCCCCTACGATCCTTCCCGGCTCAAGCGCCAGATTCTCATTGCCGTCTTTCTGAGTCTTGGGACCATTCTCCTTGTGTTCTCCTTTGCCTCGTTCCGGGGTGTTTCGGTGGCCGAAATTGACGAGATTCTCTTCCGTCCAGCCTTCCTTCTTTTAGCCCTCTTGTGCGTTGTGGGGGCATGGTTCGTGGACGGGACAAGGATTTTTCTCACTGCCCGGGCTTGGGGACGGAGAATCCGTTTCCGGGATGCTTTAGCGGCGGCGCTCTCCACGTACTTCATGTCAGCCATTACTCCTTTCCTCACCGGGGGAAGTCCAGCTCAGCTCTTTGTCCTTGCCCGTTCCGGGCTTTCCTGGGGGGAAGCGGGAAGCTTTGTAGTCATCTGTGGGATTCTCTACCAGGTGGGGCTCTTGACGCTCCTTCTCGTTTTCTTCACCTTTTTTGGCGTCGCTATGGGGCTTAAGGGGGTGCTCCTTGGGCTCTTGTACTCTTTTGCCATCTTCTACAGCGTGATCATGTTTCTCCTCTTTTTCTTCCTCTTCCGGCCCCAGGTGCTCTTCCGCCTCGTCGACTGGGGCATTCGCTTTACCCGCCGTCGCTTCCCCAGAGCGAAGTTTTCTGAGGAAGCCGTGCGTCGCTGGATAGAAACCTTTTTTGCCGAGTTCCGGGAAGGGTTCACCATTCTCTTCCTCCGCAAGCCCCAGTACCTTCTCTGGAACGTGGGGTGCTACGTCGGGTACTTCCTCCTTACCTTCTCGGTTGCCTACTTTATCCTGAGGTCTTTTGGTCTTTCTTTCTCCTACTTCCGGGTGGTGGGGGCGCAGATTCCACTCTTTTTCGTTTTCTCCTTTATCCCCTCTCCGGGGGCAAGCGGAGGCGTGGAGCTCTCCATTGCCTCCGTCTTTCGGGGCTTCGTAGGATCGTACCGCCTGGGAAGCTTTGTTCTCCTCTGGCGCACTGCCACGTACTACCTGCCCCTCCTGGTTGGGGGAATTGTATTCTTCCGGGTTCTGCGAGGCCTTTCTCGGAATGCGAACCATGAGCGGACAGAGTCTGCGGAGGAATCTTCTCTCCCTCCTTCTTGA